In Coffea arabica cultivar ET-39 chromosome 9e, Coffea Arabica ET-39 HiFi, whole genome shotgun sequence, the genomic window GTTCAAGGAGAGAAAAAAGGTTGAAAAGAGTATTATTGGATGAAAGATAGGTGAAAGACGTGGCTGGTGTAAATAGATTATGGAAACGACATGTCTAGGTGGGCTCTTTAAATATGAGAGTATACAAGATAGGAGGGAAGAGTTAAAACTACAAGAAAGGGTGGAAAGTCATTGAAAAAGATGGAAAGGAAGGGAAGACagtcaaaaaaagaaaggtgctGAGGTAATGCAAGGGAAGAAAGTTGCAGGCAAGTGGAAGAAGGAGACCTGGATAGTAAGGAGATAGAGGCAGAGGTTAAGGGAAGGGAAGAATGACGTGAGTAGGTCAAAGAGGGTTTGATTAGGCATCCAGTGGAAATAGAAAGAGAAGAGAATAAAGACTTAAGAAGAGAAGAGGATATGGACAGCTGATAGGGAGTGAGTTCTGATTTGTTAGGCAGGGTTCCGTTAGGTAAGAGAAAGCAAAGGGAGAAGTGAAGTAAAGTTGGAAAGGATAAATCGAGAGAGAATATGGGCACACAGAAAGAGTAAGGGGACGGGCCAAGTAAGGTGAAGGCTAGGGTTGagctaggaaaagaaaatggtAAGTGTAGATGGAAAGTGAAAGAGGCGTTAATATTCAATGCGCACAAAGGTAAGGACAGTTGACGAAAAAAGAAAGTAGGTTAAGAAGAGTTCAGTATAGGAGAAAAGATGTAGGAGAGGATAAGGGTTAGTTGTTAAGAGTATGGAAATGAAATCTCCACTATCTGTTAATTCCGTAAGTGTAATCAACATGCCTTGAAGAACATCATATCAAACACGTTTAAAAAACCATCGAATTTGAAGAGTGGGAGAAGAAAAGGGCAAGTAGGAGAGAGGTGAAAGGATAAGGGACAAAGGGTTGGAAAGAGTGTCATTGGATGAAGAGAATGTTGGATAGTGCAAGGGACGTGGCACGTGCAAGTGGAGGGTAGGGATAGCCAATTGGGATGGGTCCCTCTAGGATAGAAAAATCCACATAAGTACCCTAAAAATACCTAATGAGTTTTTGAACTTGATCAGCCTATTTGACCTTTCACTCTGTGACTGATCATGGCATTCGTTCgattattaaaaataaataaataaaaccagcCAAAACCCAGATGGTTGATCTGTccatagaattttttttttctcgattTGTAATAGGAGTCTTATTCATATTTTACTCATtttacaataaataaaaatttgtttatctagttgaaaccaaaaaattgaaaccaaaaattgaTCATGTTTACTTACTGGTTTGGATTTAATTCCAGTACTTCTACCATTGAGAATGCCCTTTGGAGTGGAGAAATATCTCCTCTTCCCTCTAAAGGAGTATGAGATTGATTTCACGAAAGGGCATAGTAGCTGCTACCAATATTGTCTTTATTCCCACTGCATATCAAGGAAAGCTACCTTAGGAGGCCTTTATGTCCAGCAACTTCTAGGACAGAGACAAAGAAGAGATTCTAGGGTCATCCTAGGTTTTGTCATCTTCGAAAAATCTTTATTGGTAGTTGTTAAATTTTAACCTCTATGGTTTGTTAAAATGAATAACCAAAGGTGAATCATCTGATATGGGATAGACCATCCATaaaaactctattagagttgttAAACTCTAAGCTCTATGCTCTGCTAAAATGGGCAAGCAAAAGGTAGCGAAGGAGTTCCTTAGTTAGAGTGGTTCTTGAATTCATGACTCAACTCCCTTGACATCATTTTATAGATCTAGATTTTTAAGAAGCTCAGGCATTCATTGAAGCTAGATCTCTAACATATCTTGTACTCATTATTAGCAAAATTGGGGCAAGCTACTTCTGTGCGTCTGAGCGAAGGGGATTTTAATTGAACAAGAAAAATTAGGCAATGAACAAGAAAGCAAGCATCATTCTTCACCTTGATGATGGACACAAAATTGATCATCATTTGAGAAAGTTTCAAAATTATTGGTTGCCTTACTACAATTAAGGATGACATCAGGGGCCGAGGGTTTGAAAAATAGTTGGAACAATGACTCCTATTCAACTCATGATTCAAAGAATCATCCGCGTCAGAGATGACTCAGATGACTCGTCGTTGGATCTTGGCTTTCCTTTCCGCCATCAGTCCGCTAGTCATTGGAGATGCAGGAATCACTAGTGACTAGATCAAATTTGCTTGACTTGGAGACTCAAAAAACAAGCCAACCAATAATAACCTTGAACTCACATCCAATAATAACAACCATCCAAGTCAACCCATTCCAACTCACATCCAATAACTCAAAAAGCTTTCCAGTACCTAAAATCCAACAATAGCCAATGGGAATCTAGAAATAACAGTcgaaaactttgaaaattcattcgacaaaaatcaagaaaatacaaTAATAGAGATACTGAAGAAAAAAATGTGGTAGAGAAAATAAAGAAACTGGATAGGAAGgaaggagaaaggaaaaagaaatcaagaaaatttaaaagaattTAGTTATACTATGGTGGatgaaacaaagaagaaatggCGAAGAGAGAAGCGAGGGAAGAAAACCAAGTAGAGCACAACCTAATAGATCTTGACTTTGATAGTTTGAAACTTTCAATCCATTTAGGAGCTAGATTTGATaggaaaataagagaaagtgaGAGAAAGGAGTTGGTTTCTATTGTTTAGGAGTTTGTAAGGGGACGAAAAGCATGCAAACCAAAAGATCTGTGAGATTTGTTTTGCTGCTACAGTGGAAAAACTTTCTGCCCATAAATCAAAGAAAGCAATAAAgctttaaaattttaataaatgcCACTTCTATCCTTAGATTtatattgaataaaattttaatgattTATATGTTCAAAAtcctttcatttctttcttaaaCTCCGAAACAACATTAAACTCtaatctcttctttttttctctttcataacTTAACATTTCCcaccttttctttttaatcCCAAACTCCCAAACTGGCCATTTGACTCTAACTATCACATACTATTAAGTGTTATAAGTGTGACCAAGTTGCTTGTAAGTATTATAAGTGTATTTCGAATTGTTTATAAGTGTTCATAGTCATTATGGATATTAtttttaccccttttttttcatttgtctCTAAATCACTTTAAAGTTATAAATTCGTATGTAATTCCATATTTTCTATCAATTTAGCCATTTGACTTTGAAAACCAAGACCTTTTAAATGTTGCGTTCTGGCCTTTAAATGTTTTAAaatctatctatgagctattcTTTCAATCTtgaatagatatatatatatataaatatttagtaCATTGAAAGTATATTTATCCAATATTTACTATGGTTTGAAATACACAATGGTAAGTAAAATATCAATTTAGAATCTTATCCTTGATAATAAGggtgaaaaataagaaaaaaatacaagtacataatctttattttcatttatttttttaaacttatAGAAATATTCAATTGCTTGATATACATACATGTAGCCTATAGTTAACAATTGAGAAGCTTAAGCTTCAAAGGAGTTCAAAGGAGTTCAAAGAAGCTGGTAGCTTTAGcaacaattgaaacaaagccaAGGAAAGAAGCAGTTTTATTTGGGAAGATTAAGCTTCAAGGGAGTTTGAGGCCATCACAAAGCACTTTTGGCATGTACTTCAAAATAGAAGACCCTTTCAAGAATATGGAAAATGGCCATATAAGGTGGAGGAATATTTGGAAATGTGTGGAAAAGGAGAAATGAGGAATAATTGCAATTCGAAAAGAGTTTTTCTCATCCCTTTGTACTATGTTGACAAAAGTGCCCCTTCAATTTGTCGCATGCATAGTGGGTGAAGTGTTTTCTGTTGAACTTAACAGTAGAATAGTGTATATTAGGGGCTAGTAGGTATGCAAACCTGACTAAATCAAGAGAATGCTATAGCACCACCTTTGGATTTTTTTTGCTGCAGGTGGGGTTTGAAACCTCCCAACCTACAGCCCAAGGAAGGACTTAAGTCCCTCCTCGGTGGCCACTGAGCTAAGCTCAATGGTTTTATACATGTTTGTTACTTGGAGGACTAAAAATATACAGTTATTAGTTGGACTACTAAAAGTGTACGAAATGTAAAGtttcaaaatcatcaaaatttttTGTCCAATCTTAAATTATTACTCCTTCCATCTCAAAATTTTTGTTGCACTTTAGGAACAGAGCTTTCTATCAACAATAATCATTGAAGAGAGGTATTCGCTCAATCTTCTAAATGCTCTATCTTCAATTAGTGGTCACAATTGAAAATGTTTTATGAGTCTtcagaaggagaaaaaaaggtGGGCCTTTTGTGCTTCCATGCATTATTAAGTGTGCATGTTGTGATGTACATGCATAAGGACTATTTCTTGTTTTGAAACTCATGCATCTGTTTTGAACTTGGAAAACAATTGATGACTATTAATAGACGGGCTTACAATAATTACATACAAGTCTCTTGTGCCTCTAGATATAAGGGTGAAAAGGAGAAGTGGAGTAAAAATTAGTTTCCAATTTgggtaaataataataattttgaaaCAAACTAAAAGAGAAAATCCGACACTTTCATTGGGACGAGAGAAGTAATAAAGCGAATGTTTGCATCTTGAAGATGTCTAGATAGACGAGGAGACAAATGGTATGGGAAGCAGCGTCTTTCTTTTACAACTTGCTGACAGCTGAATCCTTGGATGGTTAGCATGAGATGAATTGCTTCAATTTATAGTAGATTCAAGCAGTTGATTTCACTGTCCCAAGTAGTTGCCAAAACGCAACACCTTGAGGAAGAGAGGGAAAGGAAGGCAGGAAAAAAGGCAGAAAGCAAAGTCCAAGTAGCAGGAAAATAGCATCCAGGATATATATAGGTCACATTTAAGGCGTTCCTTAAGTACCCCCAAAATaattgtttgatatattttgtTTTTTGTCAGTAACGATatatttgtataacctactctatcctaatctaagggggagggggagcctaaggaggctGTGGTAGGGGGCTAGTGGGTATACAGATCCAATTAGACCAAGAGAGTGCTATGGCACAacccttagatttttttcgctgcAGGGAGAAAGCCCCTCCCTAgtggccactgagccattggcccaGTGGGTTCCAAAATAATTGTTCGATAAccgaaataataataaatataaaactaatAGAACAGGTTTTGAAAACTTAAGATCACAGAAAGAAacggaggagaaaaaaaaaagaaaaaagaaaaacaatattAATGAAACCTCTACATATTCATCAagaaataaaatatattttggcagTTTTGCCATGCAAAGGTAGCATAAAAGAATTCAGAAATTTGAACTCTCTCGTCTCATCTGCCCAATTTGATTACTGATATCTGCAATACTCTCCATCTACTATTCTGTCCATAACTCGTGGATGATTCTAGCCCACTCCATCATCAACCTTGGAACTTTTGACGCTTATGTTTTTTGACAACCAGCGCTGCTAAAAATGGACCCACTTAGCAATCATGCGTGCAACCAAACATAAAACAGACATTCAAACCCTCCATTACGTGTAACCCATGCCCTTTTAAAGTTTGCATTGATGAATGAGCCACCACATAATTTATCTCTATAGAAACAAAACAGAACTTTGTACATAGCTAGTTAATGGATCCCAAGTTTATAACCACAAAGATATTTGTACAGTGATGGCATAAACACCATATGTTTCAAATAGATCTGGTTTAATGCACTGTGGTTTAATACAACATCTGATCCCAAGCACAGAGGAAGAGCTGCATTTGTATCTGAGTGAAAATAAACCATTGGTTTTTCAGAGGTGCATGGACAGAAAACCCTTCTTTGGATCTGGGCAAACAGGGGCCATTTTAACAAAATGAGATGCTTTCAACAATTCTTGGATTGACAAAACAACAGTCCAGTTCCAACTATTGACTAACAAGGCAATTCTATTTGCTCTCTAATGCTTAACTGTGTGATACATTACTCGTCTTTCATGCAGAAATAAGCACATAGACAAATCATTTTCGAGCCATATGCAAAGCCCGTTAAACACACATAGGCTAGTATCCTACAATAGCAGATTATGGATCAAAGAAATGCAATATTCACTTGCACATCAGAACCAGTCAAAAGCTTAATTTGGAACTTAAAGAAAACAGGCAACACTTTAACCACGGTTACAACCctcaaataaaaaatatcataTATAATAATTGTAAAGTTTCCTAGTGCTCAAGTGCCCCATTCCAGTTAACATCTCAATTACTAGCAGACTTTTAGTACCATCATTCAATATCTGTTCTTCATTGAAAATGCTAAATAATCATGTAACTCAATTCATTAACTCTTCAAAGTGTAATGCTTAAGTCTATATTGCCAAGTTCAACACACTACCAGTTTAAAGAACAGCCAGATTCCAAACCTTACTTAGATTTCTTCTCAAATTATCCAGTATACCTCAAGGtaacaaatcaaaatttagaaaTAGAAAAGGCGTGAGCCACAAAACAGCCAAAACCATTTGATTATGTAATATATAACTTTATTACAGGCGTCAGTTATCCAACAAGCCTCTAATCTTGATTGTCTGTTGAAACAGTCTGAAGTCATAGAGCAGCACAAAGAGGCCTGAGAGCAATGAAAGGTAATACCAATGTGTTTTTATTGGGAAATCAAACATCTTTAGGTTTTGCATGTTTTCAAGGAAAACAGAACTCTCACCATTTCATAAGGATACATGGACTAATTGCAGAAGTCTATCTAGAGAATGCAAGTTCTCAACAAGCATATGTATATATTCTTGTACCTTTATTATAACTCCCATTCACAATTAGCACACaaatagggaaaaaaaagaaaagagcctTTGATGACCCCTCTTTTACCTTTATTTTCTTCCCTCAATTATAGAATGAAGTTTAGATTTAAACCAATTCAATAGAATTGCTTGAtagttaccaaaaaaaaatgtagctTAGCCAGACTTTCTACAGTTATGGCATCCCAATACATAGAAAGGAAGTTTGTTTTGCTAttccttctttttattttcttttcttccctcgATAATAAAATGTCAGTCTAGCTTGATAGTAACACAAGACTGTAGCTTCCCCAAACCTTTTAGATAGGTCAAGATATACTTAGCAGAATTATGTCATCATGTCATCTGAGATGGGTGCTCAGTAAATAAATTACGGAGAGATTCTTGATTGACCAAGCAGCAAATCCTATTAAAAAGAGAGAATGCATTCTGAATTGctcatttttaccaaaaccacAAATATTTGATCAGCTTCAGTTTGATCTTGTAGTATTAAAAAGACACAAGTTAACAGCAATGGCCAGAGTAATTCACGAGATCAACATACAACATGCAAGGACCAAAAATAAGGGAGATCGGTTTCAGGTATGATACAAAACAAGACCAACTTCACCATTTATTTGACAAGCATCATAGCCAACATAATAATGGTTTCACTACATGTCTGACAGTAGGGGGAAAAAGGTCAGATATTTGCCCAAGCCCCGAAATCCATAACTGATTCCCCAGAAAAGCCATAACTGATTACCCAGAAAAGAGGTAAGgaaaataaagcaaaaataCACTCACACCTTTCTAGGCTGTTGTTTTCCACTTTTCTACCCACTGATCCAAAATCTTCAGGAGGCCACATCTACATAAAGCACCAAAagttattttccttttcaaaatgCAGGATGAAGAAATGTTCTGCAGAAAATTGTCAAGTGTTTACATGATTCAAACAAAATGAAATAGGTTGGTCACAGACTTCTCAATCACGTACAAAGTAAACCACCTTGTGCACAAGCCACTGCTCATCTGGTTATTATTTATAGGTGTCCTTTACATGATTCACTCTCATTGATATATGATAAATCCATATTGGATGCTTCAGTAGAAAGCTGAAAGTGGGAGTCCGACCTTCAATATTGAAACTGACCTAAAAGTAAAAACCTCACTCACTTATAGATCGCTCACAAAATCCATGCAACTACCATCTCTCCAAACaggaaattcaaattttctactCCAAACTaaagttcaaaaaaaattaaaaagttgaGAACTTTGATCTCCACAATCAGATTTTCCTATGCAAAAGATCTATAACTCCTCCCTTCCACATACAGCAAAACCAATTTCCACTTCCACGTACCCTCTCCCTAGGCTGCTCCCTATTATCCAAATAACTCAATGACTTTGACAGTAGGGCTGCAATTACCACATAGCTAAGCCGATGCTTAATATACTAGACTCAAATAATTCAGATTTGCCCAGAAGGTAACTTTTAACAATGTATGCATCAAAGCTCAAATTCTACTTGAAAATTCAATTACATTATTCTTCGATTTCACAAATGTAAAAATTTCTGTAGCCACTTAAATGAAATCTTTGGGACTGTGTAGAAGTCTAACAGTGGAGATTACAAACAGTGCCTGCTGTGGGGGAAGAATCAAAAGTTGAGCTTGGATCTTTTAGCAACTAGGGAAGATTTATGCCTGCTGTGGTGAATGGAAAGAATTAAGAGTTTATGGAAGAAAACAAGATCAACtgaaactaattttttttttcttttctcttttttgttgcTTAATGATGATGGAGATTGAAGCACTTGTAATTTGCAATCACTACCCTAGAAAGCAAACAATTAGCTACTACGAATACAAGGAAATCCTTGATATCAAAGTCCACATGGAAGAAGTCTCAATGTGACATGTGAGTCACGCATTACGTTTTTGAGTATCCTTGTGCATCAAGCTGCATGGCAGATGTCCTAACTTACACTGAGCAGAGTTGAGCTACACCATCATCATGTAGAATCTGTTCGGTTGGGTGTAAGATATTTTCCAGCAAAACGTTGCGGTTGTTACttctttttttaatcaaaacacAATATACCTTTTTCAGGGTAATCCTTTTTCATCTTTATTTAGGGTCTAACTTTTTCGTCTTCTTTCCCTGAACATTGAAGCATAACTCAATTTTTCCCTTCAATTAACAAACCATTTCTGGTAAGCATCTGACCATTCAAAATCTATTTTGACAGCATCCACCATCTTACTGCTCATTTTTCTCCTCTAACTTTCACCACCAACCTATCCACTTTTAACAATATTTACCATGCTCTAATCTCCTCACAAGTACTGGTGCAACCATCAAAGAAACTTGAATTAACAGTTGGAGAGCTAAAATTGATGAACAACACCTCTTTGATATAAGATAGAGCATTCCTTGATAAACCTCAATGATTCAGAAAATGGCTTCTTACTAGTTAAGTATTCTCACAACAGCTTTGGgattgaaaatatttgaaatctGAGCATAAAGCCTTAATGACTACAAGTAGCTCCAATCAATAATACATTCcttcaaaataccaaaaaaacaAATTGAAACAATACCATTAAATAGTCTATTTAAGTTGAATTCACGTACCACCCAGAAAACTCTGCCCTCTAAGAGCCCATAAGGAACAGGTCCAAATTGCCTTGAATCTCTAGAATTATGTTTGTTATCTCCCTCTATCCAGATATGTCCCTTCGGCACCTACAGTTACAGAGAGATAGTGCACTTTGTTTCATGAcaaaattactcataaaaatccaCTCTTTACATTGATGACATAACACAACTACTTTCTGCGAAAGCTTAAGAGCCATTACATGAATAACAAAATAGGAGAACACACATTAACATATTACAGATACACAGCCTGAATTCAAGTGTACGGTTGATGTGTATATGCATTCGAGCACATATAGCATTAGAAACTGTTAAACCACTGCTCAGTCAAAGTAGTATCAATGACgtcaataaaaacaaaaaatgatgcTAATCACAAAGAAAACAGAATACGAGTCTCATTTTAAATCGAAGATCAAGTACTCCAAAGCCTTTATCctcaaaggaaaacaaaaaaacaaaaaaatcaccaaacGTCCAATACAGATCCATAAaaaccaggaaaaaaaaaaagaaatccatataaacaataaaaacaaattaACGCAATGATATTTACAACAGCAGTTGCCTCTTCGTTACCAACAGCATCACCTTCAACACCAACTATTCTCTTGATCACAACCTTTCGGGGTTCTTCAGGGCTCCGAATCAGGACCACTTCACCCGAAGCCATTTTCCCAAATCGGATTGATAGTCTCTCTACCAGGACTAAACTTCCTGTCAGGTTCAATGTGGGTAGCATGCTAGGTCCCATAGCCTACAACGAAGGAGAAAATACCAATTAACTGAacttttcttcaaaagattttaacTTGATTTTTCTGCAATTGAAAAGATCAAAGAAAGTCTGGTTTAGTAGTAATAACCAGAGCACAGGTACAGAGGAAAGTATTGGTGACATGAAGGCCGCAGAAGAATTTGGCCACCATTAGTGTTCGATCAAATGCATCTTTGACAGTTGGGATCCAATGCCTGAAAACTTGAAGACTCATTTCTCTATACTTCGAGATTGACAAGGTTTGCTCTGATTCTCCAAAATTTGAATGCTCATATAGTCAGAAGCATGAGACCTGCgttggtttgcatttttctgagCTCAGTTAGGGGCGTAAAGAATGAGCTTTTTATCGAGCTTTATGGAACATagaattttgttcaaatttaatttgattagtTAGCAAATGAACGAATTCGATTGAGTGTTGAGCAGTCTAATTCATCTTTTAACCTTAGATTCTGCTGTGACTTTCTTGAAGAAGCCTAGGGAAAATATATTGCAAGGAAGGGTTGGAACTTTTCAAATTATTCTGAGGCAACCGCAAATGCAAAATTACTACTAGCATTGAGAAGAAAGATACCATTTTCCTTGAGATAATCACTCAAGCTTCTGTACAATTTGATTACTGTTTTTTCTAAATAGAAATTATTATCAAATTAATTAAGGCCATATGtacatattttgattttctacaaATTAGTGGCTACTATATATAAGATTTAGCTGAAATTTAGTAAGTT contains:
- the LOC113709561 gene encoding mitochondrial ATP-independent inner membrane protease subunit 1a-like isoform X1, which translates into the protein MSLQVFRHWIPTVKDAFDRTLMVAKFFCGLHVTNTFLCTCALAMGPSMLPTLNLTGSLVLVERLSIRFGKMASGEVVLIRSPEEPRKVVIKRIVGVEGDAVGNEEATAVVPKGHIWIEGDNKHNSRDSRQFGPVPYGLLEGRVFWVMWPPEDFGSVGRKVENNSLERSKEGFSVHAPLKNQWFIFTQIQMQLFLCAWDQMLY
- the LOC113709561 gene encoding mitochondrial ATP-independent inner membrane protease subunit 1a-like isoform X3, encoding MSLQVFRHWIPTVKDAFDRTLMVAKFFCGLHVTNTFLCTCALAMGPSMLPTLNLTGSLVLVERLSIRFGKMASGEVVLIRSPEEPRKVVIKRIVGVEGDAVGNEEATAVVPKGHIWIEGDNKHNSRDSRQFGPVPYGLLEGRVFWVMWPPEDFGSVGRKVENNSLESSAGCQKT
- the LOC113709561 gene encoding mitochondrial ATP-independent inner membrane protease subunit 1a-like isoform X2; translated protein: MSLQVFRHWIPTVKDAFDRTLMVAKFFCGLHVTNTFLCTCALAMGPSMLPTLNLTGSLVLVERLSIRFGKMASGEVVLIRSPEEPRKVVIKRIVGVEGDAVGNEEATAVVPKGHIWIEGDNKHNSRDSRQFGPVPYGLLEGRVFWVMWPPEDFGSVGRKVENNSLERSLVVKKHKRQKFQG